Proteins encoded together in one uncultured Desulfosarcina sp. window:
- a CDS encoding site-specific integrase: MSTALRQRFIDHMTVRRLSPKTRESYTNAVAGLAAYYRKSPEKLNDDQIQAYLLYLIKERKLAWSSCNVVFSGLRCFYGEVLKWEQTRFSIPPRPRKKQLPMLLSIEEVRRLFDATSNPKHRCLLMTIYGAGLRVSEAVHLKPCHIESSRMMIRVEQGKGMKDRYTLLPERLLQELRSYYTTYRPDEYLFFGKSKSRPLPVGTAQKAYYHAKKRAGITGGRGIHTLRHCFATHLMDMGVDIYAIKHMMGHSAIKTTSGYLHASRQKIANVISPLDRAAGESPCHAAF; the protein is encoded by the coding sequence ATGAGCACTGCATTACGGCAAAGATTCATCGATCACATGACGGTCAGGAGGCTTTCCCCAAAAACCAGGGAGTCCTACACCAACGCCGTGGCCGGACTTGCAGCGTATTACCGCAAGTCACCCGAAAAACTGAACGACGACCAGATCCAGGCTTACCTGCTATACCTGATCAAAGAACGGAAGCTGGCCTGGAGTTCGTGCAACGTGGTCTTCTCCGGTTTGCGATGTTTTTACGGGGAAGTGCTCAAATGGGAGCAGACCCGATTCAGCATTCCGCCCCGACCAAGAAAAAAACAGCTGCCCATGCTGCTGAGTATCGAAGAGGTTCGCCGGCTGTTTGACGCCACCAGCAACCCCAAACATCGGTGCCTGTTGATGACCATTTACGGTGCCGGCCTGCGGGTCAGCGAAGCGGTCCATTTAAAGCCCTGCCATATCGAAAGCTCCCGCATGATGATTCGCGTGGAGCAAGGTAAGGGAATGAAGGATCGCTATACCCTGCTTCCCGAACGCCTTTTACAGGAACTGCGCTCCTACTATACGACCTATCGTCCCGACGAATATCTCTTTTTCGGAAAGTCGAAATCCCGTCCCTTACCGGTGGGTACGGCGCAAAAAGCATATTACCATGCCAAAAAACGAGCGGGCATTACCGGAGGAAGAGGGATTCACACCCTGCGCCATTGCTTTGCCACGCACTTGATGGACATGGGGGTCGATATCTACGCAATCAAACACATGATGGGGCACAGCGCCATAAAAACCACTTCAGGATATCTGCACGCCAGCCGGCAAAAAATCGCCAACGTGATCAGTCCGCTGGATCGGGCCGCAGGCGAAAGCCCTTGCCATGCGGCCTTCTGA
- the istB gene encoding IS21-like element helper ATPase IstB yields MDQLIADRLQDNLKRLKLTQAAEMLETVVAKAESDKDSYLSFLDQLLEEEVAAKEKRRVQTAMKTAGLPSAKTIEEYDFTFHPKLNKKEVMALFDLDFIGKQENVIFLGPPGVGKTHLAISLAIKACHHGFKVYFTTMDTLMRKLKEPQSRHKAYLTSALVVVDEVGYLPIDTKEAYLFFQFVSYRYERSSTLITSNKSFGDWQELFGEQVIATAILDRLLHHCRVVNIKGHSYRLRGHSFSKNDFATVGSSGLADVDGKTENQ; encoded by the coding sequence ATGGATCAACTGATCGCCGACCGCCTCCAGGACAACCTCAAACGGCTCAAGCTCACCCAGGCCGCCGAGATGCTCGAAACCGTGGTCGCCAAAGCCGAGTCCGACAAGGACTCTTATCTGTCTTTTCTGGATCAGCTGCTGGAAGAGGAAGTCGCCGCCAAGGAAAAACGGCGCGTACAGACCGCCATGAAGACCGCCGGGCTGCCATCGGCCAAGACCATCGAAGAGTACGATTTTACCTTTCACCCCAAGCTGAACAAAAAGGAGGTGATGGCCCTTTTCGATCTGGATTTCATCGGCAAGCAGGAGAACGTGATTTTCCTGGGACCGCCGGGCGTTGGCAAAACCCATCTGGCCATATCGCTGGCGATCAAGGCCTGCCATCACGGGTTCAAGGTCTACTTCACCACCATGGACACCCTGATGAGGAAACTCAAAGAGCCCCAGTCCCGGCACAAGGCATATCTGACTTCGGCCCTGGTGGTAGTCGATGAAGTCGGGTACCTGCCCATCGACACGAAGGAGGCGTATCTGTTCTTTCAGTTCGTCTCTTATCGCTACGAGCGATCATCGACGCTGATCACCTCCAACAAGAGCTTCGGGGACTGGCAAGAGTTGTTCGGCGAGCAGGTCATCGCCACCGCGATCCTCGACCGGCTGCTGCATCACTGCCGGGTGGTCAACATCAAGGGGCACAGCTATCGGCTCCGCGGGCACAGTTTTTCAAAGAACGATTTCGCCACGGTCGGTTCCTCAGGGTTGGCCGACGTGGATGGGAAGACGGAGAATCAATGA
- a CDS encoding methyltransferase domain-containing protein, protein MFEALEKINQRPEPFQFYTASDLWTDDHTSKQMLSFHLNAAIDVSSRNAAFIDRSVNWIADRFNVDAGIDIVDFGCGPGLYAQRLARRGANVTGIDFSIRSIEYAQNAAARERFNIRYLNQNYLEFATERRFDLVLMIMCDFCALSPMQRKGLLNKFHEILNPGGQVLLDVYSLSAFEKRKETATVEANQLDGFWSPDRYYGFVNTFKYEREKVVLDKYTIVEAQRTRTIYNWLQYFAPEALEREFLDAGFFVEGFYSDVAGTPYDPQSEEFATVARKEEN, encoded by the coding sequence ATGTTTGAAGCATTGGAAAAGATCAACCAGCGGCCGGAGCCGTTTCAGTTTTACACGGCAAGCGATTTGTGGACCGACGATCATACCTCGAAGCAGATGCTTTCGTTTCACCTCAACGCGGCCATCGACGTTTCTTCGAGAAACGCGGCGTTCATCGATCGATCGGTAAATTGGATCGCAGATCGGTTCAATGTGGATGCCGGTATTGATATCGTTGATTTCGGCTGCGGCCCTGGCTTGTACGCCCAGCGGTTGGCAAGACGCGGAGCGAATGTGACCGGCATCGATTTTTCGATCCGGTCCATCGAATATGCGCAAAATGCAGCGGCCCGCGAGCGCTTTAATATTCGCTACCTGAATCAAAATTACCTGGAGTTTGCCACAGAGCGCCGGTTCGACCTTGTCCTGATGATCATGTGCGATTTTTGCGCGCTCAGCCCGATGCAAAGAAAGGGACTGCTGAACAAATTTCATGAAATCCTGAACCCCGGCGGACAGGTCCTGCTCGATGTCTATTCCCTGTCGGCATTCGAAAAAAGAAAGGAAACCGCAACGGTTGAAGCGAACCAGCTCGACGGATTCTGGTCGCCCGACAGGTACTATGGCTTTGTGAATACCTTCAAGTATGAACGGGAAAAGGTCGTGCTTGACAAATACACAATTGTTGAAGCACAACGCACTAGAACCATCTACAATTGGCTGCAATATTTCGCACCCGAAGCACTCGAAAGGGAGTTTCTGGATGCGGGTTTTTTCGTCGAGGGGTTTTACTCGGATGTTGCCGGAACCCCTTATGATCCGCAATCGGAAGAATTCGCAACCGTCGCGAGAAAAGAGGAAAATTGA
- a CDS encoding EFR1 family ferrodoxin (N-terminal region resembles flavodoxins. C-terminal ferrodoxin region binds two 4Fe-4S clusters.), whose protein sequence is MKALILYYSCSGNTRLLAQQAHEALLSRQWNADIFHLRDFNTDRYPHHPDLIVLGVPVQYWDIPNSARHLIENLPPYNGASAFVFSTFGNCVINRVPYLLAKELIGKGCTIVGGAQIVAPHAAKVDGRQRLGDLETAFGKGQPDDDVSMQFTAVIQGIAEKIEMKNIARIELAELKKLHTRGMLASLMEYCTSNRERMWFMPHIDHDAAKCKNCRQCIESCDAGAIGCASEKEIAIDKSRCNKCYRCIDVCPSGALGTNWKQAVFWVRAIRLLARGAETKFVA, encoded by the coding sequence TTGAAGGCCTTAATTCTCTATTATTCCTGTTCTGGAAATACCCGATTGCTGGCACAACAAGCGCACGAGGCCTTACTTTCCAGGCAATGGAATGCCGATATCTTCCATCTCCGTGATTTCAATACGGACAGATACCCTCACCATCCGGATCTGATCGTACTCGGCGTCCCGGTGCAATACTGGGATATCCCCAATTCCGCCAGGCACTTGATCGAAAACCTACCCCCGTACAATGGCGCTTCGGCTTTCGTGTTTTCAACCTTCGGCAATTGCGTCATCAACCGTGTGCCCTATCTTCTGGCGAAAGAATTGATCGGGAAAGGCTGCACGATCGTGGGCGGCGCCCAGATCGTTGCCCCCCATGCGGCCAAGGTCGATGGCCGGCAGCGCCTGGGAGACCTGGAAACTGCGTTCGGAAAAGGACAGCCAGACGACGATGTTTCAATGCAATTCACAGCGGTCATTCAGGGCATCGCCGAAAAGATCGAGATGAAAAATATCGCCCGGATTGAACTGGCGGAGCTGAAAAAACTACATACCCGGGGAATGCTCGCTTCGCTGATGGAGTATTGCACTTCGAACAGGGAACGAATGTGGTTTATGCCGCATATCGACCATGACGCGGCGAAGTGCAAAAACTGCCGGCAGTGCATCGAATCCTGCGATGCCGGGGCGATCGGTTGTGCATCGGAAAAAGAGATCGCCATCGACAAAAGCCGTTGCAATAAATGCTATCGATGCATCGATGTGTGTCCATCCGGTGCCCTGGGGACCAACTGGAAGCAGGCGGTTTTCTGGGTAAGAGCGATTCGTTTGCTTGCCAGGGGTGCCGAGACGAAATTCGTTGCCTGA
- a CDS encoding PAS domain S-box protein: MPPDAPPVSPTAENASISLEEANSIVLILDGRGQVQLLNRFGLEFFGYHHSEIFGQPVVGTIIPEKDRAGNDMAAMIDGLLRNPDDYVRQINENCRKNGQRVWVVWSNRAFRDEAGKVSGILCVGNDITDRKAMESLLEQDRVKLTARVQEQNQSLKEANEKLKAEIAQREKVQQELQESRNRYRLLSEASTEGILFHENGVMIEVNDAFAELVECPRQRLIGMDVIENFIALEDQERVRRRVDSEDERPYEITGRSVTGRTFPVELRARLGEFAGRRCRVVTVRDITNRKKTERKLIQSQKMEAVGTLASGIAHDFNNMLAGIQGNVEILRRQASDDDPQRKRMDIICQIVERGAKLTKQLLGYARGGQEEVREINLNRLIEGTLEMFGRAQRHIVMRTRMDPDTPRVKGDPTQIEQVLLNLMINAVHAMPDGGQLFIETAATRLSRNESRVYEVVPGRYALLSVRDTGKGMDRETQKQIFEPFFTTKERGEGTGLGLASTYGIVKAHKGYIEVYSEPGEGSQFNVLLPASDGTETAEVADEPAVETGTGTLMIVDDEPDFLDVGREMLELLGYTVIPAASSEEALERFSSAPGSVQLIILDMIMPGPPVSETIRRLREIDGSVPVLLASGYSQDAEAVRHSLTMCSGFIQKPFRMVSLSRKIKAIFKDAQ, encoded by the coding sequence ATGCCACCAGACGCGCCACCCGTTTCGCCGACCGCCGAAAATGCCTCCATCTCATTGGAGGAGGCCAATTCCATTGTCCTGATTTTGGACGGCCGGGGACAGGTACAACTTCTCAATCGATTCGGTCTGGAATTCTTCGGATACCACCACTCGGAAATTTTCGGCCAACCCGTTGTGGGCACCATTATTCCTGAAAAAGATCGTGCGGGCAACGACATGGCGGCCATGATCGATGGCCTGCTGCGCAACCCCGACGACTACGTCCGCCAGATCAACGAAAACTGCCGCAAAAACGGCCAGCGCGTCTGGGTGGTCTGGTCCAACCGCGCCTTTCGGGACGAAGCGGGAAAGGTTTCCGGGATCTTGTGCGTGGGCAACGACATTACCGACCGCAAGGCCATGGAATCCTTATTGGAACAGGACAGGGTGAAACTGACCGCCCGGGTCCAGGAACAGAACCAAAGCCTGAAGGAGGCCAACGAGAAACTGAAGGCCGAAATCGCACAAAGGGAGAAGGTCCAGCAGGAATTGCAGGAAAGCCGCAACCGCTACCGTCTGCTCTCCGAAGCCTCCACCGAAGGGATCCTGTTTCACGAAAACGGAGTCATGATCGAGGTCAACGACGCCTTCGCCGAACTGGTCGAATGCCCGCGGCAACGCCTGATCGGCATGGACGTGATCGAAAATTTCATCGCGCTCGAAGACCAGGAGCGCGTCAGGCGTCGTGTCGACTCCGAAGACGAACGCCCCTATGAAATCACGGGCCGCTCTGTCACCGGGCGTACATTTCCCGTGGAACTGCGCGCCCGCCTCGGCGAATTTGCCGGGCGCCGCTGCCGCGTGGTCACCGTCCGGGACATCACCAACCGCAAAAAGACCGAACGAAAGCTGATCCAGTCCCAGAAAATGGAGGCCGTCGGCACCCTGGCCAGCGGCATCGCCCATGACTTCAACAATATGCTGGCCGGCATTCAGGGCAACGTGGAGATCCTCCGGCGCCAGGCCTCCGATGATGACCCCCAGCGCAAACGCATGGACATCATCTGCCAGATCGTGGAACGGGGCGCCAAACTCACCAAACAGTTGCTCGGCTACGCACGGGGCGGACAGGAGGAAGTGCGCGAGATCAATCTCAACCGATTGATCGAAGGCACCTTGGAAATGTTCGGGCGCGCCCAGCGGCACATCGTCATGAGGACCCGCATGGATCCCGATACCCCCAGGGTCAAGGGCGATCCCACCCAGATCGAACAGGTATTGCTGAATCTGATGATCAACGCCGTGCATGCCATGCCGGACGGCGGGCAACTGTTCATCGAAACTGCAGCGACCCGGCTCAGCAGGAACGAAAGCCGCGTATACGAGGTTGTTCCCGGACGCTATGCCCTGCTTTCGGTGCGGGATACCGGCAAGGGCATGGACCGGGAAACCCAAAAGCAGATCTTCGAACCCTTTTTTACCACCAAGGAGCGCGGCGAGGGCACGGGACTGGGGCTGGCCTCCACTTACGGCATCGTCAAGGCCCATAAAGGCTATATCGAAGTATACAGCGAACCGGGAGAAGGATCGCAGTTCAATGTGCTGCTGCCTGCATCCGACGGCACGGAAACGGCGGAGGTCGCCGACGAACCCGCCGTGGAAACGGGCACGGGAACCCTGATGATCGTGGACGACGAACCGGACTTTCTCGATGTGGGGCGGGAAATGCTGGAACTGCTCGGTTACACGGTCATCCCGGCCGCCAGCAGCGAAGAGGCGCTGGAACGCTTCTCATCCGCTCCCGGCTCCGTGCAGCTGATCATCCTCGATATGATCATGCCCGGTCCCCCCGTCAGCGAAACCATCCGGCGGCTGCGGGAAATCGACGGTTCAGTCCCCGTGCTCCTGGCCAGCGGCTACAGCCAGGACGCAGAAGCCGTCCGCCATTCACTGACGATGTGCAGCGGCTTCATCCAGAAACCCTTCCGCATGGTCTCCCTGTCCCGCAAGATCAAGGCAATTTTCAAGGACGCACAATGA
- the thiL gene encoding thiamine-phosphate kinase has protein sequence MKIADIGGEFALIERLCAQAPNAHPDLLAGIGDDAAVIGGIQADGSHLLVTTDMLVENSHFRCDWATPEQIGIKSVVCNVSDIAAMGGTPTFMFVSLALAPETEVQWAESLYRGMGKACRRYGVTLAGGDTTHGAAVTISITLLGRVAPENLCLRSHARPGDFLCVTGPLGSAAAGLAMMTAGLKPPDLLKEKHLTPGCRLDVGPAIAPLAHAMIDISDGLAAEVNHICKQSGTGAAIVAADIPMHPLAFEAARMTGSDPLTFALAGGEDFELLFSIAPQDRQQLERRGIDVVTVGKVTNAAAGILIRLPDGKREKLAGGYNHFS, from the coding sequence ATGAAGATCGCTGACATCGGCGGAGAGTTCGCCCTGATCGAACGGCTTTGCGCCCAAGCGCCCAATGCGCATCCGGATCTGCTGGCCGGCATCGGCGACGACGCCGCCGTTATCGGCGGGATCCAGGCCGATGGCAGCCATCTGCTGGTCACCACGGACATGCTGGTGGAAAACAGCCATTTCCGGTGCGACTGGGCCACGCCCGAACAGATCGGAATCAAGTCGGTGGTCTGTAATGTCAGCGATATCGCCGCCATGGGCGGCACGCCCACCTTCATGTTCGTCTCTTTGGCCCTGGCACCGGAAACCGAGGTTCAATGGGCGGAATCGCTCTACCGGGGAATGGGTAAGGCCTGTCGACGCTACGGGGTGACCCTGGCCGGCGGGGACACCACCCATGGGGCCGCGGTCACCATCAGCATTACCCTGCTGGGGCGCGTGGCCCCCGAAAATCTCTGCCTGCGCAGCCATGCCCGCCCCGGCGATTTTCTCTGCGTCACCGGCCCTCTGGGATCGGCCGCCGCAGGTCTGGCCATGATGACCGCAGGGTTGAAGCCGCCCGACCTGCTGAAGGAAAAGCATCTGACGCCCGGCTGCCGCCTGGACGTCGGCCCGGCCATCGCGCCGCTGGCCCACGCCATGATCGATATCAGCGACGGACTGGCCGCCGAGGTCAACCACATCTGCAAACAGAGCGGGACCGGCGCCGCGATCGTGGCAGCCGATATCCCCATGCATCCGCTGGCGTTCGAAGCCGCCCGTATGACCGGCAGCGACCCGTTGACCTTCGCCCTGGCCGGCGGCGAGGATTTCGAACTTCTCTTCTCCATCGCCCCGCAGGACCGGCAGCAACTGGAACGCCGCGGCATCGATGTTGTCACGGTGGGTAAGGTTACCAATGCCGCCGCGGGGATATTGATTCGACTGCCCGACGGAAAGCGCGAAAAACTCGCCGGCGGCTACAATCACTTCTCCTGA
- a CDS encoding HipA N-terminal domain-containing protein, translating to MRKADVFMHDVHAGGLEETSPRTTFRFTYRSAYAGPPVSLTAPVRAEPYAYETFPPFLEGLLPEGCNLEALLRARRIDRQDLFSQLLAVGGEMVGAVTVREAE from the coding sequence ATGCGCAAGGCTGATGTTTTCATGCACGATGTCCATGCGGGGGGCCTGGAGGAAACTTCTCCGCGGACAACCTTCCGCTTCACGTATCGTTCCGCATATGCCGGCCCCCCGGTTTCCCTGACAGCTCCCGTCCGAGCTGAGCCATACGCGTATGAAACTTTCCCGCCCTTTCTGGAAGGGCTGTTGCCCGAGGGGTGCAATCTGGAAGCCCTCCTTCGAGCCCGGAGGATCGACCGGCAGGATCTTTTCAGCCAGTTGCTTGCGGTGGGAGGGGAAATGGTCGGTGCGGTTACGGTGCGGGAGGCTGAATGA
- a CDS encoding IS91 family transposase: MRPSDGPGTGRQALEVAHILQRHGDTYAAKRRLPLKHLKAMHHIRFCRTAVMGGHRQQCDRCGFERNAYNSCGDRHCPKCRTLAKERWLDARRSELLPTGYFHLVFTLPHDLNPMIHCNPKALLDNLFGSVNETLQTFAADPRWRLNGRLGFVGVLPTWSQTLIDHFHLHCLVPAGAWSFDRSRWNPSRKSYLFRVKSLAKQFRKTYLGRLQERYENGELRFPGRISLLADREEFARQIGILRKKQWIVYAKAPFAGPEQVIDYLGRYTHRVAISNHRLLSMDDGKVTFSYKDRSRTDRTRRMTLSADEFIRRFLLHVLPPRFVKIRYFGFLFHRDKRQNIASIREQMGSQTVTAEPAIEDARQIVLRLMGIDIHCCPQCRKGRMLVVHKIPKCCPIRDPP; encoded by the coding sequence ATGCGGCCTTCTGACGGCCCTGGAACCGGTCGGCAAGCCCTTGAAGTCGCACACATTCTCCAACGCCATGGCGATACCTATGCAGCAAAGCGCCGCCTTCCGCTCAAGCACCTCAAGGCGATGCACCATATCCGATTCTGCCGTACCGCCGTGATGGGCGGACATCGGCAGCAATGCGACCGCTGCGGATTCGAACGCAACGCCTACAACAGTTGCGGTGACCGCCACTGTCCCAAATGCCGCACCCTGGCCAAGGAACGCTGGCTGGATGCCCGCCGGAGCGAGTTATTGCCCACCGGCTATTTCCATCTGGTCTTCACGCTGCCGCACGATCTAAATCCGATGATTCACTGCAATCCGAAGGCGCTGTTGGATAATCTGTTCGGCAGCGTCAACGAGACCCTGCAGACGTTCGCAGCCGATCCACGCTGGCGCCTTAACGGCCGACTGGGATTCGTCGGCGTGCTGCCCACCTGGTCCCAGACCTTGATCGATCATTTTCATCTGCACTGTCTGGTTCCCGCCGGCGCCTGGTCGTTCGACCGTTCCCGCTGGAACCCGTCGCGCAAGTCGTATCTGTTCCGAGTCAAATCCCTGGCCAAACAGTTTCGCAAGACCTATCTCGGCCGCCTTCAGGAAAGGTATGAGAATGGTGAATTACGCTTTCCCGGCCGGATCTCACTCTTGGCCGACCGTGAGGAATTTGCCCGGCAAATCGGCATCTTGAGGAAAAAGCAATGGATCGTATACGCCAAGGCGCCATTCGCCGGGCCGGAGCAGGTGATCGACTATCTGGGCCGCTATACCCACCGGGTGGCCATCTCCAACCATCGCCTATTATCAATGGATGATGGAAAGGTGACGTTTTCATACAAGGATCGCAGCCGGACCGATCGGACCCGCCGGATGACCCTGTCTGCCGACGAGTTCATCCGGCGCTTCCTTTTGCATGTGCTGCCGCCGCGGTTTGTCAAAATCCGCTATTTCGGATTTCTGTTTCATCGAGACAAACGGCAAAACATCGCATCGATCCGGGAGCAGATGGGGTCGCAGACCGTAACCGCCGAACCGGCGATTGAAGATGCCCGACAGATCGTGCTTCGGTTAATGGGGATCGATATCCATTGCTGTCCCCAATGCCGAAAGGGACGGATGCTGGTGGTGCATAAGATCCCTAAATGCTGCCCGATACGCGATCCGCCGTAG
- a CDS encoding IS3 family transposase (programmed frameshift), with protein sequence MAKHRIRRSAEFKAKVALAALSEAKTLAELSSEYGVHQTQITRWKQELVANAPDLFGKAKKKALNHEAEVNELHRQIGKLKVENDFLFQSARSELDRAQKQKVIATGHPDVSVKRRCQLLGISRASYYRGPSMGLRQGDRELMRRIDRLYTDHPWMGSRSLADHLTSPDRPIGRGRVRRLMRIMGIESLAPKPGTSRRQPRHPVYPYLLRRMTIDRPNQVWATDITYIHMARGHMYLIAIMDWATRKVLSWRLSNTLDTQFCVEALKAALLKYGAPEIFNSDQGCQFTSEAFTSVLKAWKVKISMDGKGRFKDNIFIERLWRTLKYERIYLRDYETGVELSRDLAIWFDWYNENRKHSSLDKLTPNEAYDQGLQNHNRAA encoded by the exons ATGGCAAAACATCGTATCCGTCGTAGCGCAGAATTCAAGGCGAAGGTCGCCCTTGCTGCATTGTCCGAGGCAAAGACCCTGGCCGAACTATCCAGTGAGTATGGCGTTCATCAGACACAAATCACTCGCTGGAAACAGGAACTGGTCGCCAATGCACCGGATTTGTTTGGTAAGGCTAAGAAAAAGGCGCTCAACCACGAAGCCGAGGTTAACGAACTTCACCGCCAGATCGGCAAGCTCAAGGTTGAAAACGATTTTTTGT TCCAATCTGCCCGGTCTGAACTCGACCGGGCGCAGAAACAGAAGGTGATTGCAACCGGTCACCCGGATGTTTCTGTAAAGCGGCGCTGCCAATTATTGGGTATATCCCGTGCAAGTTATTATCGTGGCCCCTCTATGGGACTGCGGCAAGGGGACCGGGAACTGATGCGTCGGATCGATAGACTCTACACGGATCATCCCTGGATGGGCAGTCGTTCCCTGGCCGATCATTTAACGAGTCCTGATCGACCGATAGGACGCGGGCGTGTCAGACGCCTGATGCGTATCATGGGCATCGAATCCCTGGCACCCAAGCCGGGTACCAGCAGGCGTCAACCCAGGCATCCGGTCTATCCCTATCTGCTGCGAAGGATGACCATTGATCGCCCCAACCAGGTGTGGGCCACCGATATTACGTATATTCACATGGCCCGCGGTCATATGTATCTAATCGCAATCATGGACTGGGCTACCCGGAAAGTCCTCTCCTGGCGGTTATCCAATACCCTTGACACACAGTTTTGCGTGGAGGCACTCAAAGCAGCGCTACTCAAATATGGCGCTCCGGAAATCTTCAACAGTGACCAGGGTTGCCAGTTCACGAGCGAGGCCTTTACATCCGTGCTGAAAGCCTGGAAAGTCAAGATTAGCATGGATGGCAAGGGACGGTTCAAAGACAACATCTTTATCGAGCGCCTCTGGCGCACCCTGAAATATGAAAGAATATACCTCAGGGATTACGAAACCGGTGTTGAACTATCCCGGGATCTGGCCATCTGGTTCGACTGGTACAATGAAAACCGGAAGCATTCGTCCCTTGACAAACTGACCCCAAATGAGGCTTATGATCAAGGACTTCAAAATCACAACCGGGCCGCCTGA
- a CDS encoding MFS transporter: MFPIFFLASIFFLNFLSRIILAPLLPTVEQDLGISHGTAGSLFLLISVGYFAALLASGFVSARLLHRRTIVLSSVALGLALYLVAFSHGLFGMRAGLILVGMAAGLYLPSGIASITHLVDPRHWGKALAIHEVAPNLAFVAAPLLAEFMLGWISWRTVLVVLGSLTIASSITFSRFGRGGDFPGSAPGFGACKTLFRLPAFWIMTVLFMLGISSTIGIYTMLPLFLVSEHGMDRSLANELIGLSRLLSIAMALLAGVVNDRLGPKRTLMVVLFLTGTMTILLGLLPGFWLVLLVFVQPLMAVSFFPPAFALLSSVGPPEVRNISVSLAVPMGFMVGGGVMPLFIGLMGDRGSFSGGIAILGGLILAGVLLSAFLKPNQEDRG; encoded by the coding sequence CTGTTCCCCATATTTTTTCTGGCATCGATTTTCTTCCTCAACTTTTTGTCGAGGATCATCCTGGCACCGCTGTTGCCAACCGTCGAGCAGGATCTTGGCATCAGCCACGGCACGGCAGGATCGCTTTTTTTATTGATCTCGGTCGGATATTTCGCGGCCCTGCTGGCATCGGGCTTTGTCTCGGCCCGTCTTCTTCATCGCCGGACCATCGTGCTCTCGTCCGTAGCCCTGGGGCTCGCCCTTTATCTCGTCGCCTTCAGCCATGGACTTTTCGGAATGCGGGCCGGCCTGATCCTCGTGGGGATGGCCGCGGGACTCTACCTTCCTTCGGGAATCGCATCGATTACCCACCTGGTCGACCCCCGGCACTGGGGGAAGGCCCTGGCCATCCACGAAGTGGCCCCCAACCTGGCCTTCGTGGCAGCACCCCTGCTGGCCGAGTTCATGCTGGGGTGGATTTCATGGCGCACGGTCCTGGTCGTCCTCGGCAGCCTGACGATAGCTTCATCGATCACCTTTTCCAGGTTCGGTCGGGGCGGCGACTTTCCCGGCAGCGCACCCGGCTTCGGGGCGTGCAAAACGCTATTCAGGCTGCCGGCCTTCTGGATCATGACGGTGCTCTTTATGCTGGGAATCAGTTCCACGATCGGAATCTACACGATGCTGCCGCTTTTCCTGGTGTCGGAGCATGGAATGGATCGCAGCCTGGCCAACGAACTCATCGGCCTTTCCCGCCTGCTGAGCATCGCCATGGCCCTGCTGGCCGGAGTGGTCAATGACCGCCTGGGACCCAAACGCACCCTGATGGTCGTATTGTTTTTGACCGGCACCATGACGATCCTGCTCGGGCTGCTGCCGGGATTCTGGTTGGTTCTCCTGGTTTTCGTGCAACCACTCATGGCGGTCAGTTTTTTCCCGCCCGCATTTGCCCTTCTTTCCAGCGTCGGTCCGCCCGAAGTGCGCAACATCTCGGTTTCGCTGGCCGTGCCCATGGGATTTATGGTCGGCGGAGGCGTCATGCCCCTTTTTATCGGACTCATGGGAGACAGGGGCAGCTTTTCCGGCGGCATCGCCATCTTGGGGGGATTGATTTTGGCAGGTGTTCTGCTGTCAGCGTTCCTAAAGCCGAATCAGGAAGATAGAGGTTGA